Proteins from one Streptomyces sp. NBC_00390 genomic window:
- a CDS encoding amidohydrolase has product MTESTAPQSEHRTVLLRGGEVHSPADPFATAMVVEKGHVAWVGSEGAADAFAAGVDEVIDLEGALVTPAFTDAHVHTTATGLALTGLDLSGAASLAEADALVREYAAARPGDRVLIGHGWDASRWPERRPPRRADLDEATGGRPLYLTRIDVHSAVVTTALLDLVPGVRSMSGFRDGEPLTGDAHHAVRAAAYAGLAPLQRTEAQRAALRHAASLGVGTVHECGGPDISSEDDFTGLLKLAADEPGPRVVGYWADLDVERARALGALGAAGDLFVDGSLGSHTACLHEPYADAAHNGTARLDTAAVAEHVIACTEAGLQAGFHAIGDAAVTSVAEGMKAAAEKLGLSRVRAARHRVEHAEMLTPETIAAFVEFGLTASVQPAFDAAWGGEAGMYAERLGAARARTLNPYAALLRAGVPLAFGSDSPVTPLDPWGTVRAAAFHRTPEHRVSARAAFTAHTRGGWRAVGRDDAGVLVPGAPADYAVWRTDELVVQAPDDRVARWSTDPRSGTPGLPDLTPGTELPECLRTVVRGRTVFATPNG; this is encoded by the coding sequence CGCCTGGGTGGGTTCCGAAGGCGCGGCCGACGCCTTCGCCGCCGGGGTCGACGAGGTGATCGACCTGGAAGGCGCCCTGGTCACCCCGGCCTTCACGGACGCGCATGTCCACACCACGGCGACCGGACTGGCCCTCACCGGCCTCGATCTGTCCGGCGCCGCCTCGCTCGCCGAGGCGGACGCTCTCGTACGGGAGTACGCGGCGGCCCGTCCCGGCGACCGGGTCCTGATCGGCCACGGCTGGGACGCCTCCCGCTGGCCCGAGCGGCGGCCGCCGCGCCGCGCCGACCTCGACGAAGCCACCGGCGGGCGGCCGCTCTATCTGACCCGCATCGACGTCCACTCCGCCGTCGTCACCACGGCCCTGCTGGATCTGGTGCCCGGTGTCCGGTCGATGAGCGGCTTCCGGGACGGCGAGCCGCTCACGGGCGACGCCCACCACGCCGTTCGTGCGGCCGCCTATGCCGGGCTCGCCCCGCTGCAGCGCACCGAGGCACAGCGCGCCGCGCTGCGGCACGCCGCCTCGCTCGGCGTCGGAACCGTCCATGAGTGCGGCGGGCCCGACATCTCCTCCGAGGACGATTTCACCGGACTGCTGAAGCTGGCGGCCGACGAGCCGGGTCCGCGGGTCGTCGGCTACTGGGCCGACCTGGACGTCGAGCGTGCGCGGGCCCTGGGGGCCCTGGGGGCGGCAGGGGACCTCTTCGTCGACGGTTCGCTCGGCTCGCACACGGCCTGCCTCCACGAGCCGTATGCCGACGCGGCACACAACGGCACGGCCCGCCTCGACACGGCGGCCGTCGCGGAGCATGTCATCGCCTGTACCGAGGCCGGGCTCCAGGCGGGCTTCCACGCGATCGGCGACGCGGCGGTCACCTCCGTGGCCGAGGGGATGAAGGCCGCCGCCGAAAAGCTCGGCCTGTCCCGCGTCCGCGCTGCCCGACACCGGGTCGAGCACGCCGAAATGCTCACGCCCGAAACGATCGCGGCCTTTGTGGAGTTCGGCCTCACCGCCTCCGTGCAGCCCGCCTTCGACGCCGCCTGGGGCGGGGAGGCGGGCATGTACGCCGAGCGCCTCGGCGCCGCGCGGGCCCGCACCCTGAACCCGTACGCGGCGCTTCTGCGGGCCGGGGTCCCCCTGGCTTTCGGCTCGGACAGTCCCGTGACCCCGCTCGACCCGTGGGGAACCGTCCGGGCGGCCGCGTTCCACCGCACGCCCGAGCACCGGGTGTCGGCGCGGGCCGCTTTCACCGCCCACACCCGGGGCGGCTGGCGCGCCGTCGGCCGTGACGACGCCGGGGTGCTCGTGCCCGGCGCGCCGGCCGACTACGCGGTCTGGCGCACCGACGAACTGGTGGTGCAGGCGCCCGACGACCGGGTCGCACGCTGGTCCACCGACCCCCGCTCCGGCACCCCTGGCCTGCCCGATCTCACTCCCGGGACCGAGCTGCCGGAGTGTCTGCGAACAGTGGTCCGCGGGCGCACCGTCTTCGCAACGCCGAACGGGTGA
- a CDS encoding polyprenol monophosphomannose synthase, producing the protein MNDGGGVPRGGVQERRYGPLGKALVIIPTYNEAENIQAIVSRVRAAVPDADVLVADDNSPDGTGKFADEIAVQDEQVQVLHRKGKEGLGAAYLAGFAWGIERGYGVLVEMDADGSHQPEELPRLLTALKGADLVLGSRWVPGGRVVNWPRHREFLSRGGSTYSRLLLGVPIRDVTGGFRAFRAETLQGLGLTEVASQGYCFQVDLARRAVAAGYHVVEVPITFVERELGDSKMSRDIVVEALWRVTAWGVGDRANRLLGRKPLSGSPDSRSPRSS; encoded by the coding sequence GTGAACGACGGTGGTGGGGTTCCCCGTGGCGGAGTCCAGGAGCGGCGGTACGGCCCGCTCGGCAAGGCCCTGGTGATCATCCCGACCTACAACGAGGCCGAGAACATCCAGGCGATCGTCTCGCGGGTGCGCGCCGCCGTGCCCGATGCCGACGTGCTCGTCGCCGATGACAACAGCCCCGACGGGACGGGCAAGTTCGCCGACGAGATCGCGGTCCAGGACGAGCAGGTGCAGGTACTGCACCGCAAGGGCAAGGAAGGCCTCGGGGCGGCCTACCTCGCGGGCTTCGCCTGGGGCATCGAGCGCGGTTACGGCGTCCTGGTCGAGATGGACGCCGACGGCTCCCACCAGCCCGAAGAGCTGCCCAGGCTGCTGACCGCGCTCAAGGGCGCCGACCTCGTCCTCGGCTCCCGCTGGGTTCCGGGCGGCCGGGTCGTCAACTGGCCCAGGCACCGCGAGTTCCTCTCCCGCGGCGGCAGCACCTACTCCCGTCTGCTGCTCGGTGTGCCCATCCGGGACGTCACCGGAGGCTTCCGGGCCTTCCGCGCCGAGACCCTCCAGGGGCTCGGCCTCACGGAGGTGGCCTCCCAGGGGTACTGCTTCCAGGTCGACCTGGCCCGCCGCGCGGTGGCCGCCGGCTACCACGTCGTCGAGGTACCCATCACCTTCGTCGAACGCGAACTCGGCGACTCCAAGATGAGCCGGGACATCGTTGTGGAAGCCCTGTGGCGGGTCACCGCGTGGGGTGTGGGGGACCGGGCGAACCGGCTGCTGGGCCGCAAACCCCTGTCCGGATCACCGGATTCCCGCTCTCCGCGATCTTCCTGA
- the fxsA gene encoding FxsA family membrane protein, translating into MTTGAPPPTAPRRSRARTFLPLGIAAWLVLEIWLLTVVADVAGGLTVLVLLVGAGVLGAVVIKRAGRRAFTSLTETLQQQTGQAPPTSATPPRSEGNGFLMLGGLLLMLPGLISDAVGLLLLLKPVRARLGRYTEKSLDRRMSAAAPGGFGDVFQQARIHRPDGKIVQGEVIRNEEAAASRHEEQGPRPPLTP; encoded by the coding sequence ATGACGACCGGCGCACCGCCCCCTACAGCCCCCAGGCGCTCGCGCGCCCGCACCTTCCTGCCGCTCGGCATCGCCGCCTGGCTGGTCCTGGAGATCTGGCTGCTGACCGTCGTGGCAGACGTGGCCGGTGGGCTCACCGTCCTCGTCCTGCTGGTCGGCGCCGGCGTGCTCGGGGCCGTGGTGATCAAGCGGGCCGGACGCCGTGCGTTCACCAGTCTCACCGAGACACTCCAGCAGCAGACCGGCCAGGCCCCGCCCACGTCGGCCACCCCGCCGCGCAGCGAGGGCAACGGCTTTCTGATGCTCGGCGGACTGCTGCTGATGCTGCCCGGCCTGATCTCGGACGCGGTGGGGCTGCTCCTGCTGCTGAAGCCGGTCCGTGCCCGGCTCGGGCGGTACACGGAGAAGTCGCTGGACCGCCGGATGAGCGCCGCGGCGCCCGGCGGCTTCGGCGATGTCTTCCAGCAGGCGAGGATCCACCGGCCGGACGGCAAGATCGTCCAGGGCGAGGTCATCAGGAACGAGGAAGCGGCCGCGAGCCGCCACGAGGAGCAGGGCCCGAGGCCGCCGCTGACGC